From the Solanum lycopersicum chromosome 10, SLM_r2.1 genome, one window contains:
- the LOC101261183 gene encoding uncharacterized protein, with translation MAVSEEESPSSSSAGSSKSRSSASHGASYLAKTVLRGSVVLQVVYGRIRSPTSYDVVFGKETSIELVIIDEDGVVQSICEQPVFGIIKDIAVLPWNEKFCVGSPQLLGRDLLVVLSDSGKLSVLRFCNEMHRFFAVTHVQLSSPGNPTDQIGRMLAVDSNGCFIAASAYEDSLALFSRSASVGSDIFDKRIFCPTDKQGKIKTANGFTSICGTIWSMCFISKDVQPNKDYNPILAILLNRRRSYRSEIVLIEWNTKEHSLYVVYQCSELGPLAHHIVDIPHSYGLVLVLRAGDAIVMDFKVPHSPCILYRISLNFTPPSVEEPNFVRETIRIPDIIDEEGIYSVAASALLELSDLNKNDPMNIDDDSNVKPGSNFVCSWSWNPGNENSPRMIFCADSGELFLIDFLFDSDGLKVSLSDSLYKTLPAKALLWVRGGFLAVIIEMGDGMVLKVEDGRLDYRSPIQNIAPILDMSVVDYHDEKHDQMFACCGMAPEGSLRVIRSGISVEKLLKTSPIYQGITGTWTVKMKLADSYHSFLVLSFVEETRVLSVGVSFSDVTDFMGFQPDVCTLACGLVGDGLLVQIHQTAVRLCVPIAAAHPDGIDSASPTFTSWSPDNMTISLGAVGPNLIVVATSSPCYLFILGIRTVSARHYEIYQLQHVKLQDELSCIAIPQRLLEQTSFISRTSNRSGVRLDSLPVGLDISNTFVIGTHKPSVEVLSFTSDKGLSVLAVGSITLTNTLGTTVSGCIPQDIRLVLVDRLYVLSGLRNGMLLRFEWPSISAIYSLVSPGLQTFDNSCMANCISSSTSASQNFRSQPTQVTSLLDKTKDFPVYLQLVAVRRIGITPVFLIPLNDSLDADVIALSDRPWLLQTARHSLSYTSISFPPSTHVTPVCSTECPKGIIFVAENSLHLVEMVPSKRLNVQKFHFGGTPRKVLYHSDSRLLLVLRTDLSDDLCSSDVCCIDPLSGSVLSSFKFELGEIGKCMELVKAGNEQVLVVGTGLSSGPAIMPSGEAESTKGRLIVLCVEQMQNSDSGSIAFSSRAGSSSQRTSPFREVGGYAAEQLSSSSICSSPDDNSCDGIKLEESEAWHLRLGYSTTWPGMVLAVCPYLDRFFLASAANCFYVCGFPNDNAQRVRRLAVGRTRFMIMTLTAHFTRIAVGDCRDGILFYSYQEDSRKLDQIYCDPVQRLVSDCTLMDGDTAAVSDRKGSFAILSCLNYMEDNFNSPERNLAQTCSFYMGEIAIRIRKGSFSYKLPADDALRGCQATSIVGDISQNSIMASTLLGSIIIFIPLTREEYDLLEAVQARLVIHPLTAPILGNDHTEYRCRGSMARVPKALDGDMLAQFLELTSMQQEAVLALPLGAQNTIMFNSKQSPDPITVNQVVRLLERIHYALN, from the exons ATGGCGGTTTCAGAGGAAGAATCACCGTCTTCATCCTCTGCCGGTAGCAGCAAGTCCCGATCATCTGCTTCTCATGGTGCTAGTTATTTGGCTAAGACTGTTCTTAGAGGAAGTGTTGTTCTTCAAGTGGTTTATGGCCGTATACGCTCTCCAACTTCATACGATGTCGTTTTTGGCAAG GAAACATCTATAGAATTGGTGATTATAGATGAAGATGGAGTTGTGCAATCTATTTGTGAGCAGCCTGTATTTGGCATAATAAAAGATATAGCTGTCCTTCCCTGGAATGAGAAGTTTTGTGTTGGAAGCCCACAG ctTCTGGGCAGGGACCTCTTGGTTGTTCTTTCAGATTCAGGGAAGCTGTCAGTTCTCAGATTTTGCAATGAAATGCATAG GTTTTTCGCAGTAACACATGTTCAACTTTCGTCTCCTGGAAATCCTACGGATCAAATTGGAAGAATGTTAGCCGTTGATTCCAA TGGTTGTTTTATTGCAGCTAGTGCATATGAAGACAGTTTGGCGCTTTTCTCCCGCTCTGCTTCAGTTGGCAGTGATATATTTGATAAG AGAATCTTTTGTCCCACTGACAAGCAAGGGAAGATCAAGACTGCGAATGGTTTCACTAGTATCTGCGGTACCATATGGAGCATGTGCTTTATCTCGAAAGATGTTCAACCAAATAAGGATTACAATCCTATATTGGCCATTCTTctcaatag GAGGAGGTCATATAGGAGCGAGATCGTGTTGATAGAGTGGAATACGAAGGAGCATTCGCTCTATGTAGTATATCAGTGTTCTGAACTTGGACCACTTGCACATCATATCGTAGATATCCCTCATTCTTATGGACTTGTGTTAGTACTTCGTGCTGGTGATGCCATAGTGATGGACTTTAAAGTTCCTCATAGCCCTTGCATTCTTTATCgaataagtttaaattttacacCTCCTTCAGTTGAGGAGCCAAATTTTGTACGAGAGACTATTAGAATTCCCGATATTATAGACGAAGAAGGTATCTACAGTGTTGCGGCATCTGCATTGCTTGAGCTCAGCGATTTGAATAAAAATGACCCAAtgaatattgatgatgatagCAATGTAAAGCCGGGTTCGAATTTCGTGTGCTCATGGAGTTGGAATCCTGGAAATGAGAACAGTCCTAGAATGATATTTTGTGCAGACTCTGGAGAGCTTTTcttgattgattttttatttgattctgATGGCCTGAAAGTATCTCTGTCTGATTCTCTTTACAAGACTTTACCAGCCAAGGCACTTTTGTGGGTGAGAGGTGGATTTTTGGCAGTTATTATTGAAATGGGTGATGGGATGGTGCTAAAAGTTGAAGACGGAAGACTTGATTATAGAAGTCCAATCCAAAATATCGCACCAATATTGGATATGTCGGTTGTGGATTACCATGATGAGAAACATGATCAAATGTTTGCCTGCTGCGGGATGGCACCTGAAGGATCTTTACGAGTTATACGTAGTGGCATCAGTGTAGAGAAATTGTTGAAAACTTCTCCCATTTATCAGGGTATTACTGGAACTTGGACAGTTAAAATGAAACTTGCTGATTCTTATCATTCTTTCCTTGTACTGTCTTTTGTTGAAGAGACCAGGGTGCTATCTGTTGGTGTGAGCTTTTCTGATGTAACTGACTTCATGGGTTTCCAACCTGATGTTTGCACGTTGGCATGTGGTCTTGTGGGTGATGGTCTGCTGGTGCAAATCCACCAGACTGCTGTGAGACTGTGTGTACCTATTGCTGCTGCACATCCAGATGGTATTGATTCAGCATCACCAACTTTCACGTCGTGGTCCCCTGATAATATGACAATAAGCCTGGGAGCTGTTGGGCCTAATTTGATAGTTGTTGCAACTTCCAGTCCATGTTACCTATTCATTCTTGGCATCAGGACAGTATCAGCCCGTCATTATGAAATATACCAGTTGCAACATGTGAAATTGCAAGATGAACTTTCCTGCATTGCAATCCCCCAAAGACTGCTTGAGCAGACATCTTTTATCTCTAGAACTAGTAATAGAAGTGGAGTTCGTCTGGATTCTCTTCCGGTCGGATTGGACATCAGTAACACCTTCGTTATTGGTACACATAAGCCTTCTGTAGAAGTTTTATCATTTACTTCCGATAAGGGCCTGAGTGTTCTTGCTGTAGGGTCTATAACCTTAACAAACACTCTTGGGACAACTGTAAGTGGCTGCATCCCTCAAGACATAAGACTTGTACTCGTCGATCGGCTGTATGTTCTTTCAGGATTGAGGAATGGTATGCTACTCAGATTTGAGTGGCCTTCTATCTCGGCAATTTACTCACTAGTCTCACCTGGCCTTCAGACTTTTGACAATTCTTGTATGGCTAATTGCATTAGTTCCTCAACTTCTGCATCTCAGAATTTTAGAAGTCAACCTACACAAGTGACCAGTTTATTGGATAAGACGAAGGATTTTCCTGTTTATCTGCAGTTAGTTGCAGTTCGTCGGATTGGCATCACTCCTGTTTTTCTGATTCCATTAAATGATTCTCTTGATGCTGATGTGATCGCTCTAAGTGATAGGCCCTGGCTATTGCAAACTGCAAGGCATAGCCTCTCGTATACTTCAATATCTTTTCCACCTTCCACACATGTTACTCCAGTCTGTTCAACTGAATGTCCCAAGGGAATTATCTTTGTTGCTGAAAACAGTCTTCATTTG GTGGAAATGGTGCCTAGTAAACGGCTTAATGTGCAGAAATTTCATTTTGGCGGCACTCCTCGAAAGGTTCTATATCATAGCGATAGTAGGTTGTTGCTTGTATTAAGAACTGATCTCAGTGATGATTTATGTTCATCTGATGTCTGCTGCATAGATCCTCTCAGTGGATCAGTGTTGTCATCCTTTAAGTTTGAGCTTGGTGAGATAGGAAAATGCATGGAGTTGGTAAAAGCCGGAAATGAACAAGTTCTTGTTGTTGGAACTGGTCTCTCTTCTGGTCCAGCTATAATGCCTAGTGGTGAAGCTGAAAG TACAAAGGGCCGTTTAATAGTACTTTGCGTCGAGCAAATGCAAAACTCAGATAGTGGATCAATTGCATTTTCTTCGAGGGCTGGATCATCTTCTCAACGGACTTCACCTTTCCGTGAGGTTGGTGGATATGCTGCCGAACAGCTGTCTAGCAGTAGTATCTGTAGCAGTCCTGATGATAACAGTTGTGACGGGATTAAGCTTGAGGAGAGTGAAGCATGGCACTTAAGATTAGGTTATTCAACCACTTGGCCTGGAATGGTGCTTGCAGTCTGCCCTTATCTTGATCGTTTTTTCTTGGCCTCTGCGGCTAATTGT TTCTATGTTTGTGGTTTTCCAAATGACAATGCCCAAAGAGTCAGACGCTTAGCAGTAGGAAGAACACGGTTCATGATCATGACTCTTACGGCACACTTCACTAGAATTGCTGTTGGTGATTGTCGTGATGGCATCCTTTTCTACTCGTATCAAGAG GATTCAAGAAAACTAGATCAAATTTACTGTGACCCTGTCCAGAGGTTAGTTTCTGATTGCACTCTTATGGATGGAGACACAGCTGCCGTTTCAGATCGAAAGGGGAGTTTTGCAATTTTATCATGTCTGAATTACATGGAAG ATAATTTCAACAGTCCAGAACGCAATCTAGCTCAAACTTGTTCATTCTACATGGGCGAGATAGCTATAAGAATTCGAAAG GGGTCATTCTCCTATAAACTTCCTGCAGATGATGCACTTAGGGGCTGTCAAGCTACCAGCATTGTCGGTGACATATCACAAAATAGTATCATGGCTAGTACGCTTTTAGGGagcataattatttttattcctcTTACTAG